Within Zerene cesonia ecotype Mississippi unplaced genomic scaffold, Zerene_cesonia_1.1 Zces_u012, whole genome shotgun sequence, the genomic segment CTGAAAGGTGATAAGTtacaaattatcattaataattataaatctgtatgtttgtatgtaaccgacctTTTTTAGACTCAATTTTGACCCAAAACGGACAGatgtaattcaaattttgtacataataaggatcggtgacgatacaattatttcatgaatttatcGTTATCTGTGATTTATCTAATTACCCTGATTGGGGTTTccagtattaattaatttccttatGTGCACTATGTATAAGAGcaattgaaacaattaaaattttataattaaagtgtttttcgttttttttttaactgtatttattacttaagttATCAACGAGACTAGGTGAATTTAAAAGACGATTGTAAAAGTTTTAGGATCGAGTTAATTCCGAATAAGttactgtttaaaaatgtatctactaaaattagttattattatacccTATAAACTATACTATAATCATTTACAATATGGACAAAGGGTGGTTTTCGATTGTAAGggcctttttattattatttgcaagtgaaatttaatgattttgcaTAAATCTTTACTGAACTGACTATTTGTTTATGTACACTTGATGTTATCCCGCGACAGCTCAaagacataataaattttaattttctatacataataatcCTTTTTCACTTCTTTGATTCTTTTCAACACTTAACatataatactagcggtccacaCCGGCTGcacctgtggtacatatatagcctatagcctttctTAATAGAGGGCCTATccaacattgaaagaattattcaaatcggaccagtagttcctgagattagtgtgttcaaacaaacaaacaaactcttgaactttataatattagtatagatgtatCTGTTACGCATCGACTTACTATAAACAGCTAGTCTAGACTCACAATTAGCTATCGGAAGGTCGTTCAGTGAAATTACcactttcatttttaaagaatcgaaaaaaattgattataagAGGATTCGAACCcattcgaaattcgaaaatCGAATTTCTTTTAATCTTTCGATTTCAATTGCCTGAAGGACACCTCACCTCCATTACCAACTTATTTCGTGACAGtaacatttaatgtttattgtatagcTCGAAAACTCTGTCATACGTGTAGGCAGAGATTTCTATCGTAAAAGTGATCGTAACGATTGCGTAAGATGCAAAAACGTAAGTAACTCATTGTCAACAACACTATTCTAAAACAAACAACCACTCACATCATCCAGCTTATACTTTGGCGCAGTTTCCTTGCCAAGGACATATTTCGCATACTTGGCATCATCATAATGGTCACCGAAGAACTCTTTATACCAGCCCTCGAACTGTTGAGGTGTGATAGTGAAATACAACGGTATGGGGTCCAAGTGAACGACGCGGGTGAAACGCCCTGGATATGCTAGGTCGAAATATGCACCTAAAAGTGATAACGGACTATAATTATGGTTGCTGCATGGGTTTCAGTACGCTATGGGCATATTGTTACTAATAGACCCATGTAACTTCGTCCctacatactttttatttattgaagctCCACTCTATATAGCCTGCattgttaaaatatcttttacaaaaattgttttcaatacgAGCGAATATCGACTTCTTTACGTTGCGTTCGAACAAACTTACAAACTTATAAGCATTTTGATATtagcataatttatattaaaactagctgacccggcaaacgctgtccTGCCTTACTcctatcatttagggggatgaaaaatagatgttggccgattctcatagataccggataagcacaaaaaatttcatcaaaatcggtcaagccgtttaggaggagtatggcaacgaaaactgtgacacgagaattttatatattgtactgATACAAGATAAGGGGCACCAGattcaaatataatctatCCCTACGCCAATCGAAGTTTTACCCAGATACTATCtctttttgcatgaaagagtgaCATCTAACCACCctcaattttcaataataaattagaaggCTAGATTgctatatatttctaattaaacaCTCACCCACGACAGTTCCCAACGAATGCGCTACATACATCAACTTCTCCCATTTAAAATGCTTAACGACCTTCTCTATTGCGGGCACTAAATCAAAATAAGAATACCGAATGCCCGGTGGTAATCTATCTGAATAACCGTTACCGGGCAGGTCTATAGCGACATAGAAGAAGCAGTCTGGTAACAGCTGTACCAATGGTCGGAAAGAGGTGCATGGAACTAATCTACCAGGGGCCATTAGCACTGGTGGGTCGGACGAGTTACCCCATGTTACCCctgaaattaaaatcacattCATAACATGACTTGTATGTATTATACTCTGACTTTGTAAATTGAATTGTTATAGTTTTAGTTAAGTTCTATCGTCGGTATAAGtcagagaaaaataaagagcATTTTATAacgaactagctgcgccccgctgtttcacccgcgtaagtccgtatgccgtaggattatcgggataaaaagttgcctatatgttattccagttgttcagctgtctacgtaccaaatttcattgcaatcggttcagtagtttttgcgtgaaagagcaacaaacacacatccacatccttacaaactttctcatttataatattagtagaaagtagAACagtagaatttatatttaacgattAGCAACTAATATTACCTGCTATTTTTCCCCACGGCACATTTatagtaaatgttttttcagtATTAACTAACGAAGCCATTGTTCTGAAAGGAAATGCATTTTGGTACttgtataaaatcattttatataaaactaaagcgATCCCGCGATCCCGACTGAAAGCGTCTCGACGGATTACGGAACTAGCTGTAaaccgcggcgtcactcgcgtgatacccgggtaaaaagtagcctatagtAGACAAACTGTTCtcacgtgaaagagtaacaaacatccatacatccatacttacaaactttcgcgttatAATACTAGAAGAAAGTTAAATAGGTACTCAAATTCCTGAAATCAGTCCGACAATGTTTGATCCATATGTAAAAACTAGGGTAGAAATTCCTCCACCTCCAAGATATGACACTTCTCGAATCAACTTGACTAACAAGCGGAAAAGTTTTGcgacagttttatttattctttactagctgcgccccgcggtttcacccgcgtaagtccgtttcccgtaggaatatcggaataaaaagttgcctatatgttattccagttatccagctgtctacgtaccaaatttcattgcaattggttcagtagtttttacgtgaaagagtaacaaacatccatacatccatacttacaaactttcgcatttataatattaataggattagcttgccgcccgcggcttcacccgcgcggaattcgcttatatcgctttcatcccTTATTTCAACCCCTTCTACCCcattttttcgcgataaaacgtatcctatgttctttcccgtgttcagttctatcttcataccaaatttcatcaaaatcggtttagtggtttaggcgtgaaagtgtaacataCAGACagttacttttgtatttataatattagaagggaTGTCGAATAAATTTCACATGCgtgattcaaataatataacgctACACTTCACGCTAAAAATAATGAACGGATGTGAATATTTTGTGTACCTTTGTAccattgtttaaatttgttatctaAAGCATAGacatttcaatgatatttacttttaatctaAGGAACAAGTTGTACAAAGTGCAGGCTAAAATTAAGTCCAAACTCCAAAGGTTTGTATGaatgttaatttgttaatctttATGCAGAATGTAACGTAAGAAATATACAACATAATACATAGTAtttccttgtgtttgattatacgcgagtattatacatttagaaattaaaaactttttaacggattttaaacggggactctccccgtgaccacgctcgctgaaaagtgttcgaaacgtcgggttaataatataatgaataaatcgcgtttaaaatccgttaaaaagtttttaatttctaaacataatacattcttgtgaataatacattaattaatgatttataccTACTAgccaatacatattataatgttatctgtggcaatagtatttctatttaagtaatatatctgtagagtatatataaatattctggCCATGGTAAAAAAGGGTCTTCAAACAATTATCAcaatcaaataagaaaaaagtttttctgtttatgttaaggcaaagactactgaacggattttatgtgatatataagcgtatgtatttattaacatactagcttttgTTCGCGACTTTACACGCGTTAAAATCGGAGTAAAACCCCTCCCTCCATCTCTTTTCCatgcatataaaccttcctcttgaaacaCTAtctaaaaaaaccccatcaaaatctgttgtgcATTTCTCTAGATATAAGCatgcatacatacagacgcgggaagcgacatTTCTTTatctatgtagtgataaatatatattgcactagcggtccgtacccagcttcgcccgtggtacatgtatagcctatagccttcctcattaaatgggctatcaatacatattttttctaatcggtccagtagttcctgagattagtactttcaaacaaactaacaaactctgcagctttataatattagaatagataataaaacagtaaccagacaaattaatttcattgaacACTATTCAAACGTTCAGTATTAGGTAcacattatatcaatattattataaccaaATTTACAATGAGGACAAGCATTCGACAAGAGATaacatgataaataattacatatagaacactcacatttttttacacCACAACACACTATTTAACctcataatatcatattttgaaaCACTTATTTCTAACGTTCTGTTGTCTTTGAGAAagtcgttttaattataacctaGACATTAATATGTCTTATTGTATAAAGCTAGATAATGTTTTACGTGTTTACGATGTCTCAAGATAATACAACTGAACAGATATGTTATCGTATTAACGtaaaaacagattttaatgtggtagtcgagcatcGGGTACGCCGTACGGTACCACACTCCACAGATGATCGTAATAGTAGCATGagaattgaaaatgttattgtcTTTTGTAGTGGGGAAATCGGAGCCCCACCTCCACCGCTAGGTAACaaccagtatataagtgtataatctatggtaaCAACTTTGTCATCCtcattaagtataatatttaattatagtatttcgTTAATTCtctgttaaatatatagttacacatcgcattttatttaagtattcgAATTCCGTTTTTTctctttcattaaaaaaatatgtttcctCTGTGTtaactgtataaaaatttaaaactagatTAAATTATCTAGTTCACTGgcaaattcatatatataaattaaattcattcacacacacacatctaaGATAGAATAATGCTTGAATTATGCTGTATGTCCGtgttatatgttaaatatagttaatagtGTCGGTTTGAATGTAATCAATAGTCGCGTAATTagaattaatatgaataataactatttcaaGTACAAGGAAacaggaaaaaaatatatatatacgaaacCGAAAATGCGCGGGTATTACGTTTCAATTCACGAAGTGTAATGTAAACGtccattacaatttaaattataagattaCCCACTCCAAAATATAAGGATGGTTCCTATAATCTGATAGCACTTTCAATTACTATTACAGTTAGATAAATACTTTTCCGAGTATAATTaccaaacaaaaattttactatataaaaatgctatcacaataaacttaaacaagtttacaaataaacatttgttaaagTGACGTCTAAACcttaacaataaatgtttcatatttttattatactgatTAATTAATGCTCTTATTCTTaattcaaacataattttacacGTAAACCTAATACAAACAGAATAATTATCAACTCACCAAAATGATGGCACACAACTACAAGCCGTAGTAGTAGTACTCTTTGACTACAAGATAATTAACATACTAGGTATATGACataagagaaaatatttaaatcagtaTAGGTATGACAAAATCACATCATCGATTTTAAATATGCTTACCAACATAGGTTATACctacacttatatacttacTAGTACTTTATAAGCTCTTATTATCGAGAAATGATAAGTTaacatcaaaacatttttacctCATGATAACAAATACCTACAATGAACGAAGTCCAAACAGCGTTTTCACTAATTTAAAGTGAAAACAACaatcaaaaactttttacttcaatatatatttttaaacgtcaCTTTTCAGACTACAGTTTAGTAATCATTGCAAAGGTCAATTGTCAACACCATTCAATATTGCAGGACGAAGGTTTATGCAGTTAaagctaaatataaaattatttaaaattttgattattccTTAGAatatttggatatttttaGGTAATACAATCGTATAAGTTCGAAgttcgttatattttatcatatagtTGGAATTATTAGTGTAATAAAGTGTTTCAATTAGGTATTGCATTGGTATTGATCGATTGGGAAGGATATTATATTGGGCGTCTCCAGTAAGCGATGGCGTTCATAGAAAAGGAATGGTTTATTGAGGCTCCATGGGGCAAGATTTGCAGTAAGTACTTATTAACTAGTAAGTTATTAGACTTGTTGcttacaataaagttttaacttACCGTTTTTGCTGCTTCAATGCGAATCCAAAATTTCGTCCATTTaccattattgaaatatgaaatccatattaatttttctgtGTTATCTACACTTCTAGTTTctacactaattttataaagaggaaaatcTCGAGTTTTTATACTGTAgtatgtttttacattttcaagcaaaaaccattggacaaatttcaaaaactcattcactattagaaagcttccctgagtgacataggctatatataccTAGGGTGAAGTCAGGGTGAAAAACTAGTTTAAATGAAAGAAGGGTTCTTTAAGTGtaaacttttacaaatattacctGCCTATAAACTTGCTATATAATTACTGATTTTCTTTAACCTTGCGaactt encodes:
- the LOC119839355 gene encoding serine hydrolase-like protein isoform X3, whose amino-acid sequence is MASLVNTEKTFTINVPWGKIAGVTWGNSSDPPVLMAPGRLVPCTSFRPLVQLLPDCFFYVAIDLPGNGYSDRLPPGIRYSYFDLVPAIEKVVKHFKWEKLMYVAHSLGTVVGAYFDLAYPGRFTRVVHLDPIPLYFTITPQQFEGWYKEFFGDHYDDAKYAKYVLGKETAPKYKLDDIKIKLKEAHHITNEETLEHILDRYIEPAGDGLYRFTYDQSMKNTTLTPFSPSNLQGLLTYTKVPIFAVFAKNVVDRGVYSKVPFALDSNSWPNGNYKFKIVDGYHDVHMTNPEYMADDISKFLLEEFRAKL
- the LOC119839355 gene encoding serine hydrolase-like protein isoform X1 encodes the protein MRLNSVLWCKKITMASLVNTEKTFTINVPWGKIAGVTWGNSSDPPVLMAPGRLVPCTSFRPLVQLLPDCFFYVAIDLPGNGYSDRLPPGIRYSYFDLVPAIEKVVKHFKWEKLMYVAHSLGTVVGAYFDLAYPGRFTRVVHLDPIPLYFTITPQQFEGWYKEFFGDHYDDAKYAKYVLGKETAPKYKLDDIKIKLKEAHHITNEETLEHILDRYIEPAGDGLYRFTYDQSMKNTTLTPFSPSNLQGLLTYTKVPIFAVFAKNVVDRGVYSKVPFALDSNSWPNGNYKFKIVDGYHDVHMTNPEYMADDISKFLLEEFRAKL
- the LOC119839355 gene encoding serine hydrolase-like protein isoform X2; the encoded protein is MRTMASLVNTEKTFTINVPWGKIAGVTWGNSSDPPVLMAPGRLVPCTSFRPLVQLLPDCFFYVAIDLPGNGYSDRLPPGIRYSYFDLVPAIEKVVKHFKWEKLMYVAHSLGTVVGAYFDLAYPGRFTRVVHLDPIPLYFTITPQQFEGWYKEFFGDHYDDAKYAKYVLGKETAPKYKLDDIKIKLKEAHHITNEETLEHILDRYIEPAGDGLYRFTYDQSMKNTTLTPFSPSNLQGLLTYTKVPIFAVFAKNVVDRGVYSKVPFALDSNSWPNGNYKFKIVDGYHDVHMTNPEYMADDISKFLLEEFRAKL